The DNA sequence TTCAGGAAGATCAGGCCTCAACTGGTGAATCTGGTTCAGGCATACCGAAGCACCGTAATCCATACCCTGGCATCCTGCTAACAGCAGGATATCGCCGGGGTTTGTTTCTTCCAGCCCCTGTGCGATCGCTTCTGAAAGATTGTCATGTATTACTGTTTCGATCCCGGCTTCGCTCATAACCTGCCTGTAAACGTCACGTTCTTCGTGAGTAACCAGATCTTTTTCCCCAACAAAATCACAACTGGTGGTAGCTATTACATGATCCAAATTAAGCAGTTTAGCCCAGTGAACTATCGCTTCCGCATTTTCACGATTTACCGTTACTCCACGACTGCCCCTTATTGCATATACCAGGTGTAATTTTTTGTAGTCCATCATCTGGAGGGTTTCCAGGGTAACATGAATGTTTCCACTGTTGGCGAAGTGATCATCAATTACTTTGAAGTCATCTTCAAAGATAAGTTCAAAACGGCGTTCAACCCCCCTGAAATTCTTCAGAGCACTCTGAATGACCGGAACAGGTATATCCTGCAATAAGGCTACAAGTATGGCTGCCATGGCATTGTAGACGCTGTGCAGACCCAGCACAGAAAGTTCAATCGCAAAGGTTTCCGGTTTTACATGCAGCGGTTTGGTTTCCTCTTGGTTTTTCACTTCCACAATAAAACATGCCCTGCCGGTGCTGAGATCCAGTTCGTGAACCAGGCAGTCGGCATCGCGGTTTTTAATCCCATAGGTAAATGTTTTTGCCTTTGTTTCTCCAACCAGAGACGCGGTGTAGGGGCAGTCCATATTAAAGACAGCAAACTGGGCTTCTGTTGCTTCGCGGGCCAGGCTCGATTTTGCTTTGAAATAAGCCTCAAATGAGCCATGCAGATCAATATGTTCACGACTTATATTGTTGATAACTATAGTATTAAAATCAACGCTTCCGACCCTTTTAAGTTCAAGACCGGATGAAGAAACTTCCATAACCGCATGAGTGACCTTTTGCTCAACCATTTCGTTAAAATAGCCGTGTAAATCAAGAGATTCTGGAGTGGTTAGTTCAGCTGCCCGAATAGTTTTGCCGGTCTTAACGATAACCGTTCCGACCAGTCCTGTATTGAATCCATATTCTTCAAAAATTGCGTTGATCATGTAAGTGGTTGTTGTTTTGCCATTTGTGGCGGTAACCCCCGTCAGGTTAAACTTTTTTGAAGGATGATCATAGTATTTATCGGTAAGGGCAGCAAGAGCCCGGCGTGAATCGGCAACCTGGTACTGCGGGATTGCAAGATCTTTCCGAAACTCTTCAACCACAGCGGCAACTGCACCATTTTCCCGGGCTTGATCAAGAAAAAGATGACCGTCTGTTTTATATCCTCTGATACAGACAAAAAGATTACCGGGTTGAACTCTTCCGGAATGATAGGCCAATCCTGATATTTTGATATTTCCGGCATAAATAGAATCCAAAACATCAACGGCTTCTAATAATTTCTGCAGTTTCAAATTTATATACCCGACCTCTCCGGAAATTCTTTGTTTCCCAGCAACAATTCTTCAATACAGAATAAACTCCTTCTTCAAGGATAGTAAAAGAACCCACCGCTCAAGTGGGTTCTTAGAATGATTATAACGCAGGATTAACTTACTCGGAAATCTCAATCGATTCGGTAGGGCATTCCTCAGCCGCTTCGCGAACCTTTTCTTCATGTTCTGCCGGAACCGGGTTTACTTTCACCTCAGCTTTTTCATCACCAAGTTCAAAAACCTCAGGACAGATATCCTCGCAGATGCCACAGGCGCTGCAATCGTCGTTTACTTTAACCTCCATGCCGATGCCTCCTTAAATTAAAAATATAGATATTACCAATTAAATATTATTCGCTAGTTATTTTGTTTTCCCTCTTTTTTTCCCTCTTTTTTATGAGTAAAGATGTTAAGTGATAAATCAATTATTGTGCCATCTATTTTTTAAGAAATTGAACTCTAAGTTATGGTTACCACTGGCGAATTTTGTGGAAAATTGGTTCGGTCCATAGGTATAAAGGAATTTACCTGTGGATAACCCTGTGCATATTGTGAGTAGAACAGATATTTGCCTTTTAAAAATGTTTTGTTTTGGGGCATAAATCTTTTTTCAATTTATTTTTGGTTACATAATTAATTAGTAATATTCTCCAGAAACGATTGCTAATTAATGGTGTTTGTGTTATTAATATTATTAATTATTTGGGGAGGTGCGTCAATGAGAAGAATTAATCTATTATTTTTAGCCCTTATGCTGCTAAGTCTGCTGCTTGTTTCCGGGTGTTTTCCCAGCACCTGATAAATATTGATCATTGAACCGGTTCGGTTCTAAAAATCTGTGAACATGCAAGTAGGGGTGTTCGTTATCGTGAACGCCCCATTTGTATTTAATACCGTGAGATCTGTTTAATCAAAGTATTTCAAGCTGATCACTATAATCAGTCAACTGTTCCAGCTTGCTGCAGCCTACAACAAATGTATCTTCTATACCGACTGTGCCCTCACCGGGGAAGATGAATTTTGGTTCCAGGGCAAAAACCATTCCTTCTTCCAGGAGGTGATCAACACCCCTGGCGATTACCGGGAGCTCATCTAACTCCAAGCCTACCCCGTGACCGACGAAATTTACTTTTTCAACATAACCCATAAAATGATTGGCCAGGCCGGCTTGTGCGGCCAGTTCTTCAGCTTTATCGTAAAGAAGGTTTGCGGCTGTGCCCGGCTTTCCCATCTCGATTAAACTGTGCTTGATTTTTAAAGCCTGGTTGTATGCTTCTACAAGATGCGGTGATGGAGAACCCAGTGAGAATATACGGGTTTGATCAACCATGTAACCGCCGTATACGCTCACGAAATCAACCAATATCGGTTCGTTGTTGCTGATTATAGAAATACCGGCTCCCTGGGGAAAAGACGGATTCAATCCGGAACCGCCGGTCGGGCCATCGAAAAAGGTAACTGCAGCGGCATTTCCCCCGGTCATAATATGACCGTAATAAAGTTCCTGGTTAAAGCCACGCATCCGTACGGAGCCCTGATGGCCCAGTTTGCGGGCGTGTTGTTCCAGCAGGGAAGCTAATTCTATTTCTGTCATTCCTTTTCTGATCACAGCTTTGGCGTGTTCAAGAACCGAGCGGCTGATATCGGCTGCCTTTTTCATCAACTCTATTTCATGAGGGGATTTAACAGATCTGACCTGGCGGATTAGCATGGAGATATCTGCCAACTGAAACCCATTTAACAATTTCTTGTAACGGAAGTAAAGGTTGGCGGGAAGAACATCGGCTTCAACGCCGATTCTGCTTCCCGCGGGAATTTCGCTGTTGATTAATTCAAACAGCTTGTCCCAACCGGTAAAGGGGATTACATTCTCCAAAGAGCTTTCTTCCCTGGCCCGGGTTAACGACTTCCGGACAATAAGTGAAGGTTCTCCATCTAACGGTATAAAAAGATGGGCGTTTTGACCGGTTCCGCTGAAATAAAAAAGATCGGCTCGTTGAATGATCAGGGCT is a window from the Bacillota bacterium genome containing:
- the murE gene encoding UDP-N-acetylmuramyl-tripeptide synthetase, whose protein sequence is MKLQKLLEAVDVLDSIYAGNIKISGLAYHSGRVQPGNLFVCIRGYKTDGHLFLDQARENGAVAAVVEEFRKDLAIPQYQVADSRRALAALTDKYYDHPSKKFNLTGVTATNGKTTTTYMINAIFEEYGFNTGLVGTVIVKTGKTIRAAELTTPESLDLHGYFNEMVEQKVTHAVMEVSSSGLELKRVGSVDFNTIVINNISREHIDLHGSFEAYFKAKSSLAREATEAQFAVFNMDCPYTASLVGETKAKTFTYGIKNRDADCLVHELDLSTGRACFIVEVKNQEETKPLHVKPETFAIELSVLGLHSVYNAMAAILVALLQDIPVPVIQSALKNFRGVERRFELIFEDDFKVIDDHFANSGNIHVTLETLQMMDYKKLHLVYAIRGSRGVTVNRENAEAIVHWAKLLNLDHVIATTSCDFVGEKDLVTHEERDVYRQVMSEAGIETVIHDNLSEAIAQGLEETNPGDILLLAGCQGMDYGASVCLNQIHQLRPDLPELKVFAALKNRVAGI
- a CDS encoding ferredoxin: MEVKVNDDCSACGICEDICPEVFELGDEKAEVKVNPVPAEHEEKVREAAEECPTESIEISE
- a CDS encoding Xaa-Pro peptidase family protein, with protein sequence MTPFEELKKRLTKLKAEMKKADVAAALIIQRADLFYFSGTGQNAHLFIPLDGEPSLIVRKSLTRAREESSLENVIPFTGWDKLFELINSEIPAGSRIGVEADVLPANLYFRYKKLLNGFQLADISMLIRQVRSVKSPHEIELMKKAADISRSVLEHAKAVIRKGMTEIELASLLEQHARKLGHQGSVRMRGFNQELYYGHIMTGGNAAAVTFFDGPTGGSGLNPSFPQGAGISIISNNEPILVDFVSVYGGYMVDQTRIFSLGSPSPHLVEAYNQALKIKHSLIEMGKPGTAANLLYDKAEELAAQAGLANHFMGYVEKVNFVGHGVGLELDELPVIARGVDHLLEEGMVFALEPKFIFPGEGTVGIEDTFVVGCSKLEQLTDYSDQLEIL